In Coturnix japonica isolate 7356 chromosome 9, Coturnix japonica 2.1, whole genome shotgun sequence, a single window of DNA contains:
- the P2RY12 gene encoding P2Y purinoceptor 12, giving the protein MASPGISNCPPLAKEPDPAHQRPRHSSSPSTAAATASPSSGHAQRAAAAPGTAVTPVPPQRTAQHSSAAWQHATEGGKDEMQTKATSNFSHSINGSNCTSDNRIRHVIFPLLYTLLFLVGLTMNGLATWIFFKISSKSNFIIFLKNTVISDILMILTFPFKILSDAQLVPWALRGFVCQVSQVIFYFTMYISILFLGLITIDRYQKATSPFRTSTTRSLLGAKMLSMAIWISMFTLSLPNMILSNKKKTPENVKKCALLKSEFGLVWHETVNYICQFIFWVNLMVIVVCYILISKELYKSYQRTRCTGRPSKKSVNLKVFIIIAVFFICFVPFHFTRIPYTLSQTRNVFDCSAMNTLFYLKESTLWLTSLNACLDPFIYFFLCKSFRKSLLGMLCKHSTSPELSAQTAALDERDDTEDTPV; this is encoded by the exons ATGGCGTCACCTGGGATCAGCAACTGTCCCCCCCTGGCTAAGGAGCCAGACCCAGCTCACCAGCGGCCccggcacagcagcagccccagcacagcagcagctacagCCTCCCCCAGCTCCGGGCAcgcacagagagctgctgctgcaccaggaACCGCAGTGACACCAGTGCCACCGCAGAgaacagcccagcacagcagcgCTGCTTGGCAGCACGCAACG GAGGGTGGAAAAGAcgaaatgcaaacaaaagccaCAAGCAACTTCAGCCACTCTATCAATGGCAGCAACTGCACCAGCGATAACAGAATCAGACATGTCATCTTCCCTTTGCTTTACACCCTTCTCTTCCTGGTGGGTCTCACTATGAATGGCCTGGCAACGTGGATCTTCTTCAAAATATCAAGTAAATCCaatttcatcatcttcctcaaGAATACTGTCATATCTGACATCCTCATGATTCTgacttttccatttaaaatccTCAGTGATGCACAGTTGGTACCGTGGGCACTGAGAGGGTTTGTGTGCCAGGTCAGCCAGGTCATATTTTACTTCACCATGTACATCAGCATCTTGTTTCTTGGGCTGATAACCATTGATCGCTATCAGAAAGCCACCTCGCCATTCAGAACATCGACCACAAGGAGCCTCCTAGGTGCCAAGATGCTTTCCATGGCAATTTGGATATCGATGTTTACTCTTTCATTACCCAACATGATTCTATCgaacaagaaaaaaactccTGAGAACGTAAAGAAGTGTGCTCTCCTGAAATCTGAGTTTGGCTTAGTCTGGCATGAAACTGTAAACTACATCTGCCAGTTTATCTTCTGGGTTAATTTAATGGTCATAGTTGTATGCTACATACTTATAAGCAAAGAACTGTATAAATCCTACCAGAGGACCAGGTGCACGGGAAGACCATCAAAAAAGTCTGTAAATCTGAAGGTTTTTATAATAATCGCAgtgttcttcatttgttttgtgccATTCCACTTTACCAGAATTCCCTACACTTTGAGCCaaacaagaaatgtttttgaCTGTTCTGCAATGAACACCCTGTTTTACTTAAAGGAGAGCACGCTGTGGCTGACATCACTAAACGCTTGCCTAGATccattcatttactttttcctttgcaagtcGTTTCGAAAGTCCTTGCTGGGCATGCTGTGCAAGCACTCCACATCACCAGAACTGTCAGCTCAAACAGCGGCGCTGGATGAAAGAGACGACACTGAGGATACCCCGGTTTAG
- the P2RY13 gene encoding P2Y purinoceptor 13 has translation MGDFANESSSSNFSTSSTPCHRGTALTHLVFPVLYTIIFLLGLTLNSLAIWAFFHIPSTSTFIVYLKNTLVSDFIMTLMLPLKILRDSGLGPWQLKAFVCRFSAVVFYDTMYISIVLLGLIAFDRFLKIVRPFGKFWVQQVSSAKILAGLTWLFFLVLSVPNMILSNKKATPQSVKKCASLKSYLGLKWHEAVNYICQFVFWAVLILMLVFYVIIAKKVYESYSKTQKKESKKNQRVKGKVFIIFTVFFVCFAPFHFSRVPYTLSQTTTRMDCHLQNQLFIAKESTLWLAATNTCMDPLIYMFLCKPFLEKILCRKMNTLQRTVRMNPRTELDTGTLAIES, from the coding sequence ATGGGAGACTTTGCAAATGAGAGTTCCAGCAGTAACTTCAGCACCTCCTCCACACCATGCCACCGCGGCACTGCACTCACCCACCTGGTCTTCCCAGTGCTCTACACGATCATCTTCCTGCTGGGACTCACACTGAACAGCCTGGCTATCTGGGCTTTCTTCCATATTCCAAGCACATCAACTTTCATTGTCTACCTGAAAAATACCTTAGTATCTGATTTTATAATGACTCTGATGCTTCCTCTGAAAATCCTCAGGGACTCTGGCCTGGGACCGTGGCAACTAAAGGCCTTTGTCTGTCGCTTTTCAGCCGTAGTATTTTATGACACCATGTATATCAGCATAGTGCTCCTCGGTCTCATTGCTTTCGATAGGTTTCTCAAGATCGTGAGACCTTTCGGGAAGTTCTGGGTGCAACAAGTGAGTTCAGCAAAGATCCTCGCGGGTCTGACCTGGCTCTTCTTCCTGGTTCTCTCTGTGCCAAACATGATCTTATCGAACAAGAAAGCAACACCGCAGTCAGTGAAGAAGTGTGCCTCGCTGAAGAGCTACCTTGGACTCAAATGGCATGAAGCTGTCAATTACATCTGCCAGTTTGTCTTCTGGGCCGTTCTCATTCTTATGCTTGTATTTTATGTAATTATTGCCAAAAAGGTGTATGAGTCTTActcaaaaacacagaagaaagaaagcaaaaagaatcaAAGGGTCAAGGGGAAAGTATTCATCATTTTCACCGTGTTCTTCGTCTGCTTTGCCCCCTTCCACTTCAGCAGGGTTCCCTACACCCTGAGTCAAACAACAACTCGGATGGACTGCCACCTGCAGAACCAGCTTTTTATCGCTAAGGAGAGCACTCTCTGGCTGGCTGCCACAAACACCTGCATGGACCCTTTGATATACATGTTCCTGTGCAAACCATTCCTGGAGAAGATACTATGCAGGAAAATGAACACACTTCAGAGAACAGTTCGTATGAACCCAAGAACCGAATTGGACACAGGAACCTTGGCCATCGAATCTTGA